The following coding sequences lie in one Zingiber officinale cultivar Zhangliang chromosome 2B, Zo_v1.1, whole genome shotgun sequence genomic window:
- the LOC122047994 gene encoding uncharacterized protein LOC122047994 isoform X2, producing MELGNPSSINIVAPVPDSSTTSEALEVPMSPSPNLMELGNPRCVHLADGLIIQAVAAAAAAQSPKNGANFDCLVSRELNQNPCLKSIPNHGKLYEFVAMKYDTSRSDIVSCNSCSTESSYDSSMSSESFDVQRELQEMREEHGEELSTVGDI from the exons ATGGAATTAGGGAATCCTAGCTCTATAAACATT GTTGCCCCTGTACCTGATTCTTCGACAACATCAGAAGCATTGGAAGTTCCCATGTCGCCCAGCCCAAACTTGATGGAATTAGGGAATCCTCGCTGTGTTCATTTGGCGGATGGACTTATCATTCAG GCTGTTGCTGCTGCCGCAGCTGCTCAATCTCCTAAGAATGGAGCCAACTTTGATTGTCTCGTATCAAGAGAG CTTAACCAAAATCCATGCTTGAAGTCGATCCCAAATCATGGCAAATTATATGAATTTGTGGCTATGAAGTATGATACAAGTAGAAGTGATATTgtttcatgcaattcatgctCCACTGAGTCCAGTTACGACAGTTCCATGTCCTCCGAATCCTTCGATGTGCAAAGGGAATTGCAGGAAATGAGGGAAGAACATGGAGAAGAATTGTCTACAGTTGGAGATATTTAA